One genomic segment of Synechocystis sp. LKSZ1 includes these proteins:
- a CDS encoding histone deacetylase, which translates to MVTILYSPEFLDHETGPFHPESAARLSAIVAALQQMPEANYLNWRTPTPLNDRDPRPSILQCHSPAYLHQLAALAQRGGEHLDPDTPVSARSFEVALLAVNAWLDGVELVGQTQEPVFVLARPPGHHALRDRGMGFCLLGNAAIAAHYALTQPGINRVMILDWDVHHGNGTEALVKGQAQVAYCSLHQFPAYPGTGRAQDSTDRILNIPLAPGSGRAEYQRAFEQQVLPFLNRFQPDLVIVSAGYDANQADPLASMNLKPQDYGYFSQQLWNRTSRLLFGLEGGYDLEALGQSVVATLRPLLQNFGYTVGLS; encoded by the coding sequence ATGGTTACCATTCTCTACTCGCCAGAATTTCTTGACCATGAGACGGGGCCTTTTCATCCCGAATCCGCCGCTCGACTCTCGGCTATCGTAGCAGCCCTCCAACAGATGCCCGAGGCCAATTATTTAAATTGGCGCACCCCCACACCTCTAAACGACCGAGATCCTAGGCCCTCTATTTTGCAATGCCATAGCCCCGCTTATTTACACCAGCTGGCGGCCCTGGCCCAACGAGGGGGAGAGCATCTTGACCCCGATACCCCTGTTTCTGCTCGAAGTTTTGAAGTGGCCTTGTTAGCAGTAAATGCCTGGCTAGATGGGGTAGAATTGGTTGGGCAAACGCAAGAGCCGGTCTTTGTACTGGCCCGGCCACCGGGGCATCACGCCCTGCGAGACCGGGGTATGGGCTTTTGTTTATTGGGGAATGCGGCCATTGCCGCCCACTACGCCTTAACGCAACCAGGAATTAATCGGGTCATGATTCTGGATTGGGATGTCCATCATGGTAACGGTACGGAAGCCTTGGTTAAAGGGCAGGCTCAGGTTGCCTACTGTTCCCTACACCAATTTCCCGCTTATCCTGGCACGGGCCGGGCCCAGGATTCCACCGATCGCATTCTCAATATTCCGCTGGCACCGGGAAGTGGGCGAGCCGAATACCAACGAGCCTTTGAGCAGCAAGTTTTACCCTTTTTGAACCGCTTTCAGCCCGATCTCGTGATCGTTAGCGCCGGTTACGATGCTAACCAGGCCGACCCCCTGGCCAGTATGAACCTCAAGCCCCAGGATTACGGCTACTTCAGTCAACAACTCTGGAACCGGACGTCTCGACTGCTGTTTGGCCTGGAAGGCGGCTATGACCTTGAGGCCCTGGGCCAATCCGTCGTGGCTACCCTGCGGCCCCTACTTCAAAATTTCGGCTATACGGTCGGTCTTTCCTAA
- a CDS encoding 30S ribosomal protein S1 → MASQTITPSKNIGFTHEDFAALLDKYDYHFSPGDVVAGTVFSMESRGALIDIGAKTAAFIPIQEMSINRVDDPDEVLQPNETREFFILTDENEDGQLTLSIRRIEYMRAWERVRQLQAEDATVRSNVFATNRGGALVRIEGLRGFIPGSHISAREAKEDLVGEDLPLKFLEVDEERNRLVLSHRRALVERKMNGLEVGQVVIGSVRGIKPYGAFIDIGGVSGLLHISEISHDHIDTPHSVFNVNDELKVMIIDLDAERGRISLSTKQLEPEPGAMLKNRDLVYEKAEEMAEKYRQKLLAEAEGRPIEEEVLDIPSAFEDEDLGGEN, encoded by the coding sequence ATGGCCAGTCAAACAATTACACCTTCAAAAAACATTGGATTTACCCACGAAGATTTTGCCGCTCTGCTCGATAAATACGACTACCATTTCAGCCCTGGAGATGTGGTAGCCGGGACGGTCTTCAGCATGGAGTCGCGGGGGGCCCTGATTGATATTGGTGCCAAGACCGCTGCCTTTATTCCCATCCAGGAAATGTCGATTAACCGGGTTGATGACCCCGATGAGGTCCTCCAGCCCAACGAAACCCGAGAATTTTTTATCCTGACCGACGAAAACGAAGATGGCCAGCTAACCCTCTCCATCCGTCGGATTGAATATATGCGAGCCTGGGAACGGGTTCGTCAGCTCCAGGCCGAAGACGCTACAGTCCGCTCTAATGTTTTTGCCACCAACCGTGGGGGGGCCTTAGTCCGGATCGAAGGCCTGCGCGGTTTTATTCCCGGTTCCCACATTAGCGCCCGTGAAGCGAAGGAAGATTTAGTGGGGGAAGACCTGCCCCTCAAATTCCTAGAGGTGGATGAAGAGCGTAATCGTCTGGTGCTCAGCCATCGTCGGGCCCTGGTAGAACGCAAGATGAATGGCCTAGAGGTGGGCCAGGTGGTCATTGGTTCCGTGCGTGGCATCAAACCCTACGGGGCCTTTATTGATATTGGTGGTGTGAGTGGCCTGCTCCACATTTCTGAAATCTCCCACGACCACATTGATACTCCCCACAGCGTCTTCAATGTCAATGATGAACTGAAAGTGATGATCATTGACCTGGATGCAGAACGGGGCCGGATTTCCCTGTCCACCAAACAATTAGAACCGGAACCCGGTGCAATGCTGAAAAATCGTGACCTCGTTTACGAGAAAGCCGAAGAAATGGCCGAAAAATACCGTCAGAAACTCCTCGCGGAAGCGGAAGGTCGCCCGATAGAAGAAGAAGTTCTTGATATTCCCTCGGCCTTTGAAGACGAAGATTTGGGCGGTGAAAATTAA
- the lnt gene encoding apolipoprotein N-acyltransferase, giving the protein MGLAVAPWSWFLTAWVAQIPLWLYARRRRNDQLLLGALAWGGGFYGLVLSWITGIHPMTWLGVPWLASLGIALFCWLAITLWGVVLVWFWLLGLALVEQRIIVLSRPWQTSLRLCWGTALWCALEHLWSGSILWWSPLAYTQSPTNLWLLQWGQLSGPTTLTAILVLINGLGAEMFWRYRYSGLSRLGLSQGLGLTFLLLLVVHGGGAYLAQRPLSDKTDEAIQVGLIQGNISNPIKLTPQGIQRALEGYTAGYQSLAKNGAAVILTPEGALPYFWEDIVANGPFYQTVLRTHVPVWLGAYGQQGQQNQDYTNSLFAIDGQGRLVGRYDKVKLVPLGEYIPLRTWLGGLVQRLSPLKGELVPGSEAQVFQTPFGPAAVSICYESAFPERLRRQIQQGATFILSSANNAHYSAAMPAQHHALDVLRAIENDRWLARATNTGYSAIISPRGETLWRSALNQYQLHQAPIYRRTTQTFYSRWGDWLTPCLLGLSGSITFLAWVMTKTNPGRR; this is encoded by the coding sequence ATGGGCCTGGCCGTTGCGCCCTGGTCTTGGTTTCTAACCGCTTGGGTCGCCCAGATTCCTCTCTGGCTCTATGCCCGACGACGCAGGAATGACCAACTCCTACTGGGGGCCCTGGCCTGGGGCGGGGGTTTCTATGGCCTAGTCTTGAGCTGGATTACAGGCATTCATCCCATGACTTGGCTGGGGGTGCCCTGGCTGGCCAGTCTGGGCATTGCCCTGTTTTGTTGGTTGGCCATTACCCTGTGGGGCGTGGTTCTGGTCTGGTTTTGGCTCCTGGGCCTGGCTTTAGTTGAGCAAAGAATTATTGTTCTCTCAAGGCCCTGGCAGACTAGCCTTCGGCTCTGCTGGGGAACAGCCCTCTGGTGCGCCCTAGAACACCTCTGGAGCGGCAGTATTCTCTGGTGGAGTCCCCTAGCCTATACCCAAAGTCCCACGAATCTCTGGCTACTGCAATGGGGCCAACTATCCGGGCCAACAACCCTGACCGCAATTTTGGTCTTGATTAATGGCCTGGGGGCCGAAATGTTCTGGCGCTATCGTTATTCTGGCCTATCCCGTCTAGGCCTGAGTCAAGGGCTTGGGCTGACGTTTCTGCTCCTGCTGGTTGTTCACGGTGGCGGCGCTTATCTGGCCCAGCGGCCGCTTTCAGATAAAACCGACGAAGCAATCCAGGTAGGTCTGATCCAAGGCAATATTTCCAACCCGATTAAACTCACGCCCCAGGGGATACAGCGGGCTCTGGAAGGCTATACCGCAGGCTATCAAAGCTTGGCTAAGAATGGTGCAGCGGTGATTTTAACCCCGGAGGGGGCCCTGCCCTACTTCTGGGAGGATATTGTTGCCAACGGTCCTTTTTATCAAACTGTCCTACGAACCCACGTTCCGGTTTGGCTTGGGGCCTATGGCCAACAGGGCCAGCAAAATCAGGACTATACCAATAGCCTTTTTGCCATTGATGGCCAGGGCCGCCTGGTGGGACGCTACGACAAAGTTAAATTAGTTCCCTTGGGAGAATATATTCCCCTCCGGACTTGGTTGGGGGGCCTGGTTCAACGTCTCTCCCCTCTCAAGGGCGAATTGGTTCCCGGCTCAGAGGCCCAGGTCTTTCAGACTCCCTTTGGCCCGGCGGCGGTGAGTATCTGCTATGAATCCGCTTTTCCTGAGCGCTTACGACGACAAATTCAGCAGGGGGCCACCTTCATTCTGTCCAGCGCCAACAATGCCCACTACAGCGCAGCCATGCCGGCCCAACACCACGCCCTGGATGTCCTACGGGCCATTGAAAATGACCGCTGGCTGGCCCGGGCCACCAATACGGGCTATTCTGCAATCATTTCCCCCAGGGGCGAAACCCTTTGGCGCTCCGCGTTAAATCAATACCAACTTCATCAGGCCCCCATTTACCGCCGCACTACCCAGACCTTCTACAGCCGCTGGGGCGATTGGCTGACTCCCTGCTTGCTGGGACTGAGTGGGAGCATTACATTCCTGGCTTGGGTCATGACCAAAACAAACCCCGGCAGACGTTGA
- a CDS encoding orange carotenoid-binding protein: MPFTIDTARSIFPETLAADSVPATIARFKQLNAEDQLALIWFAYLEMGQTITIAAPGAASMVLAEGTLNEIKALPGRQQTQVMCDLANNADTPIGRAYATWTANIKLGFWYRLGEWMEEGLVAPIPEGYQLSANASAVLQAIRNLESGQQITVLRNSVVDMGFDANKLGRYQRVSEPVVVPTEISKRTAVTIEGVNNATVLSYMDNLNANDFDVLITLFTEDGALQPPFQRPIVGRDAVLRFFREECQNLKLIPERGIVEPTDDGYTQIKVTGKVQTPWFGGGVGMNMAWRFLLNPENKIFFVAIDLLASPKELVNLARR, translated from the coding sequence ATGCCATTTACTATCGATACAGCTCGCTCTATTTTTCCAGAAACCCTGGCCGCCGATTCAGTTCCTGCAACGATTGCGCGCTTCAAACAACTCAACGCAGAAGATCAACTAGCCTTAATTTGGTTTGCTTACCTAGAAATGGGTCAAACCATTACAATCGCGGCACCTGGGGCTGCCAGTATGGTGCTAGCGGAAGGCACCCTTAATGAAATCAAAGCCCTGCCGGGTCGTCAGCAAACCCAAGTCATGTGCGACCTAGCCAACAACGCCGATACCCCGATCGGCCGGGCCTACGCCACCTGGACTGCCAACATCAAACTCGGTTTTTGGTATCGCCTTGGTGAATGGATGGAAGAAGGCCTGGTGGCCCCGATTCCCGAAGGTTATCAACTCTCCGCCAATGCCTCTGCGGTTTTACAGGCCATTCGTAACCTAGAGTCGGGCCAACAAATTACAGTGCTCCGTAACTCCGTGGTGGACATGGGCTTTGATGCCAACAAACTAGGTCGTTACCAGCGGGTTTCTGAGCCGGTTGTTGTTCCCACCGAAATAAGCAAAAGAACCGCTGTTACCATTGAGGGCGTTAACAATGCCACGGTATTGAGCTACATGGATAACCTCAATGCCAACGATTTCGACGTCCTCATCACCCTCTTCACCGAAGATGGCGCCCTGCAACCGCCTTTCCAACGCCCGATCGTTGGCCGTGATGCCGTTCTGCGTTTCTTCCGTGAAGAATGCCAAAACCTCAAGCTGATTCCTGAGCGCGGTATCGTGGAACCCACCGATGATGGTTACACCCAAATTAAAGTCACGGGTAAAGTCCAAACCCCCTGGTTTGGTGGTGGGGTCGGCATGAATATGGCCTGGCGCTTCCTGCTCAATCCTGAAAACAAAATTTTCTTTGTGGCGATTGACCTCTTGGCATCTCCCAAGGAATTGGTGAACCTTGCCCGTCGATAA
- a CDS encoding alpha/beta fold hydrolase, giving the protein MLVNWPERIGQQREWSWRGWQIRYSFQHPATGESSLPPLLLLHGFGAAIEHWRHNIPALSQATNVYALDLLGFGGSRKANVPYSAYLWSQQVYDFWRQFINRPVVLVGNSIGSLVCLTVAYQFPEMVAGIVMLSLPDVSLRQTALPALIQPWITRLENAVAAPALLKLLFRFLRRPGVIQRWAAIAYSNPQAVTPELVQIISRPPQDEGANQAFCRLCEAVRQPGFAPPATEILPLLTLPILLIWGQDDRMVPTSLAKGFAGLNRRIELQEWPQAGHCPQDECPERFNQALLIWLKTHFPGH; this is encoded by the coding sequence ATGCTTGTAAACTGGCCAGAGCGTATTGGACAGCAACGAGAATGGAGTTGGCGGGGTTGGCAAATCCGCTATAGTTTCCAACATCCAGCAACGGGAGAGTCTTCCTTGCCTCCACTCCTCTTGCTCCATGGCTTTGGGGCCGCGATTGAGCATTGGCGGCACAATATTCCAGCCCTGAGCCAAGCGACCAATGTCTATGCCCTGGATTTATTAGGGTTTGGTGGGTCGCGCAAGGCCAATGTGCCCTATAGCGCTTATCTCTGGAGTCAGCAGGTCTATGACTTTTGGCGACAATTCATTAACCGGCCGGTAGTGCTGGTCGGTAATTCCATCGGTTCCCTCGTCTGTCTGACAGTGGCTTACCAATTCCCTGAGATGGTGGCGGGGATAGTGATGCTGAGTTTACCGGATGTTTCCCTGCGTCAAACGGCCCTACCGGCTTTGATTCAACCTTGGATAACTCGTTTAGAAAATGCTGTGGCCGCTCCGGCCTTGCTCAAGCTGTTGTTTCGTTTTCTGCGTCGTCCTGGGGTGATCCAGCGCTGGGCCGCTATTGCCTACAGTAATCCCCAGGCCGTAACCCCAGAGCTTGTGCAAATTATTAGTCGCCCGCCCCAGGATGAGGGCGCCAACCAGGCCTTTTGTCGCTTGTGTGAGGCGGTGCGTCAACCGGGCTTTGCCCCCCCGGCCACTGAAATCCTGCCCCTTCTGACTCTACCGATACTGCTGATTTGGGGCCAGGATGACCGCATGGTTCCTACCAGTTTGGCCAAGGGATTTGCCGGACTGAATCGTCGGATTGAACTACAGGAATGGCCCCAGGCCGGCCATTGTCCCCAGGATGAATGTCCCGAACGTTTCAATCAGGCCCTGCTCATTTGGCTGAAGACTCACTTTCCAGGGCATTGA
- a CDS encoding KH domain-containing protein, which translates to MVSSVPLPAATPNYVGLVEFLVKPFLEFPDSLCVDCEQANQQQRVWIRLAFQETDKPRVFGRGGRNLAAIRAVLTSAAAGAGQSLYLDIYDGERETGRNAGLRRRRSSTATPESRTSPRRRPVVSSAPLSSPSV; encoded by the coding sequence ATGGTTTCTTCTGTGCCCTTACCAGCCGCTACTCCCAATTACGTTGGTTTGGTAGAGTTTTTAGTGAAGCCCTTTCTAGAATTTCCAGACTCCCTGTGCGTAGACTGCGAACAAGCCAACCAACAACAGCGGGTCTGGATTCGTCTTGCCTTCCAAGAAACGGATAAGCCCAGGGTATTTGGTCGTGGCGGTCGGAATTTAGCCGCTATTCGAGCCGTGCTAACCAGTGCCGCGGCAGGAGCAGGACAATCCCTCTACCTCGACATCTACGATGGAGAACGCGAAACCGGCCGAAACGCGGGTTTACGGCGACGTCGTTCTTCTACTGCGACCCCAGAATCCCGCACGAGTCCCCGTCGTCGCCCGGTGGTTTCCTCTGCGCCCCTTTCCTCTCCCTCAGTCTAA
- a CDS encoding TIGR04168 family protein has product MSALYIAVVGDIHDLWNTNDHLALQQLGVDLVLFVGDLGNESLPVVRSIAALDLPKAVVLGNHDAWYTASSWGRKKAPYDHGQEDRVQTQLTLLAESHVGYGKLDFLSWQFSVVGSRPFSWGGPDWKNKTFLRERYGVTNFRESILKMVDNIQKTQTDTLIFLGHNGPWGLGDQPESICGRDWQPLGGDHGDPDFSEALLQARQLRKRIPLVAFGHMHHRLRHRQDCLRTRVVEDSHGTVYLNAACVPRIRPWPPATGSSCHHFSLIHWQNQQVQAIESIWMDPQGHCVERESIYARMSS; this is encoded by the coding sequence ATGTCTGCTCTCTACATTGCCGTGGTCGGTGATATTCATGATCTATGGAATACGAATGATCATCTGGCCCTGCAACAGCTTGGTGTTGACTTGGTTCTATTTGTGGGAGACCTGGGCAATGAATCTCTGCCGGTGGTTCGCTCCATTGCAGCCCTAGACCTACCCAAGGCTGTTGTACTGGGTAACCATGATGCTTGGTACACGGCCTCTAGCTGGGGACGGAAAAAGGCCCCCTACGACCATGGGCAAGAAGACCGAGTTCAGACCCAACTAACACTATTGGCGGAGAGCCATGTCGGCTATGGCAAGCTAGATTTTTTGTCCTGGCAATTTTCAGTGGTGGGCAGTCGGCCCTTTAGTTGGGGAGGGCCAGATTGGAAAAATAAAACCTTTCTGCGGGAACGCTACGGGGTTACCAACTTCCGGGAGTCCATCCTTAAAATGGTGGACAACATCCAGAAAACACAAACGGACACCCTCATTTTCCTCGGTCATAATGGGCCCTGGGGCCTGGGAGATCAACCGGAATCGATCTGCGGTCGCGATTGGCAACCCCTGGGGGGAGACCACGGAGATCCGGATTTTAGTGAGGCCCTGTTGCAGGCCCGACAACTGAGAAAGCGCATCCCCTTGGTGGCCTTTGGCCATATGCACCATCGTCTCCGCCATCGCCAGGATTGCCTGAGAACTCGAGTGGTGGAAGACAGCCATGGCACGGTATACCTTAATGCGGCCTGTGTGCCCAGAATTCGTCCCTGGCCGCCGGCCACCGGTTCATCCTGCCATCATTTTTCTCTCATCCATTGGCAAAATCAGCAAGTCCAGGCTATTGAATCGATCTGGATGGATCCCCAGGGCCACTGTGTTGAGCGGGAGTCTATCTATGCTAGGATGAGTTCCTGA
- the rpsP gene encoding 30S ribosomal protein S16: MIKLRLKRFGKKREVSYRIVAMHSTSRRDGRALQELGFYNPRTDETRLDVPAIVQRLKQGAQPTDTVRALLEKAQVFEQLKA; encoded by the coding sequence ATGATCAAGTTACGTTTAAAACGTTTTGGCAAGAAGAGAGAAGTAAGCTATCGGATCGTGGCCATGCACAGCACCAGCCGTCGGGATGGTCGCGCCCTACAAGAACTCGGGTTCTACAATCCTCGCACCGACGAAACCCGTTTGGATGTGCCCGCCATTGTACAGCGCCTGAAACAAGGGGCTCAGCCGACGGATACCGTCCGGGCCCTCCTGGAAAAAGCGCAAGTTTTTGAACAGCTCAAAGCCTAG
- a CDS encoding AarF/ABC1/UbiB kinase family protein: protein MPPALLPPSTDAKSLTLEAVVEEVPAPRLPQGHQEDLGPVCDMVPESWQYHPDLITAFYRRRPWQVLSRLLNIFFPFLAFYLGIWWDNLRGKNPKHSRQQAVRLRRLLTELGPTYIKIGQALSTRPDLVPPVYLEELTTLQDQLPSFPNEVAYQFIEEELGAPPQAIYAELSERPIAAASLGQVYKGTLKTGEKVAVKVQRPDLVRRITLDIYIMRSLALWVQKRVKRVRSDLVAITDELASRIFEEMNYFQEGCNAEKFAQLYGQLPEIYVPRIYWEYTGRRVLTMEWIEGTKLTNIRAIQAQGIDATHLVEVGVQCSLRQLLEHGFFHADPHPGNLLAMADGRLAYLDFGMMSNIQPYQRYGLIQAVVHLVNRDFEALAQDYVNLEFLKADTDLAPIVPALNQVFGNALGASVAELNFKSITDQMSAMMYEFPFRVPAYYALIIRSMVTLEGIAIGIDPNFKVLSKAYPYVAKRLLTDQSPELRASLRDLLFKEDSFRWNRLENLLRNARSSPDYDFDRILNQVSDYLFSERGQFVRDRLVIELTNALDNFGRHTWSNLTLNLRQQLGLETPPMPPIPINSNPAPSSWEHLKTIWQILQTTPGFDPMKLIPVMTQLLTNPTSQHMGQQIAEGLLQKALARLIRHWALEWEISPDLSPGIKSR from the coding sequence ATGCCCCCAGCCCTACTGCCGCCTTCGACCGATGCAAAATCCCTCACTTTGGAAGCAGTAGTAGAGGAAGTCCCGGCGCCCCGTTTACCCCAGGGCCACCAAGAAGACCTCGGGCCCGTCTGCGATATGGTACCGGAAAGCTGGCAGTATCACCCAGACTTAATCACTGCTTTTTATCGACGGCGGCCCTGGCAAGTCCTGAGTCGCTTGTTGAATATCTTCTTCCCCTTTTTGGCGTTTTACCTGGGGATTTGGTGGGATAATCTGCGGGGCAAAAATCCCAAACACTCCCGCCAACAAGCTGTTCGTTTGCGTCGCTTGCTTACCGAGTTAGGCCCGACCTATATCAAAATTGGCCAGGCCCTCTCCACACGGCCTGATCTGGTGCCACCGGTTTATCTAGAGGAACTCACCACGCTCCAGGACCAACTCCCTTCTTTTCCCAACGAAGTCGCCTACCAGTTTATTGAAGAAGAATTGGGGGCACCGCCCCAAGCGATCTATGCTGAGCTCTCCGAGCGGCCCATTGCCGCCGCCTCCCTGGGCCAGGTTTATAAGGGCACGCTCAAAACCGGTGAAAAGGTCGCCGTTAAAGTCCAGCGTCCCGACCTAGTGCGTCGCATCACCCTTGATATTTACATCATGCGTTCCCTGGCCCTGTGGGTACAAAAACGGGTCAAGCGGGTTCGTTCCGATCTGGTGGCCATTACCGATGAACTGGCTAGCCGCATCTTCGAGGAAATGAACTACTTCCAGGAAGGCTGTAATGCCGAAAAATTTGCCCAACTCTACGGTCAACTGCCGGAAATCTATGTCCCTCGTATCTATTGGGAGTACACCGGGCGGCGGGTACTAACGATGGAATGGATTGAGGGCACGAAATTAACCAATATCCGAGCCATCCAGGCCCAGGGCATTGATGCCACCCATCTTGTGGAAGTCGGGGTGCAATGTTCCCTGCGGCAGTTACTGGAGCACGGCTTCTTTCACGCCGATCCCCATCCGGGGAATCTTTTGGCTATGGCTGATGGCCGCCTGGCCTATCTGGATTTTGGCATGATGAGCAATATCCAGCCCTACCAACGTTACGGCCTAATTCAAGCAGTGGTGCATCTGGTCAATCGCGATTTTGAGGCCCTGGCTCAGGACTACGTTAATCTAGAATTCCTCAAAGCGGATACAGATCTGGCCCCCATCGTACCGGCCCTCAACCAAGTGTTTGGCAATGCCCTCGGGGCCAGTGTGGCGGAATTAAACTTCAAGAGCATTACCGATCAAATGTCGGCCATGATGTATGAGTTTCCCTTTCGAGTGCCGGCCTACTACGCGCTGATTATTCGCTCCATGGTGACGTTAGAGGGGATCGCCATTGGCATTGACCCTAATTTCAAAGTCCTCAGTAAGGCCTATCCCTACGTGGCCAAGCGTCTGCTCACCGACCAATCCCCCGAACTGCGGGCTTCTCTACGAGATCTGTTGTTTAAAGAAGATAGTTTTCGCTGGAATCGGCTGGAAAACCTCCTGCGTAATGCCCGTTCTTCCCCCGACTACGATTTCGACCGGATTTTGAACCAAGTCAGTGACTATCTCTTTTCGGAACGGGGCCAGTTTGTGCGCGACCGGCTGGTAATTGAGTTAACCAATGCCCTGGATAATTTCGGTCGTCATACCTGGTCTAACCTAACCCTCAACCTGCGCCAGCAGTTAGGCTTGGAAACCCCACCAATGCCTCCGATCCCCATCAACTCTAACCCGGCCCCCAGTTCCTGGGAACATCTCAAAACCATTTGGCAAATTTTACAAACCACGCCGGGCTTTGACCCCATGAAGTTAATTCCGGTCATGACCCAACTCCTGACCAATCCCACCTCCCAGCACATGGGCCAACAAATTGCGGAAGGTCTCTTGCAAAAGGCCCTGGCCCGTTTGATTCGTCACTGGGCCCTAGAATGGGAGATTAGCCCAGACCTCTCCCCAGGCATCAAAAGCCGGTAG
- a CDS encoding PspA/IM30 family protein, whose amino-acid sequence MGLFDLMGRLLRSQLNQFHQKLEDPEVLLEEMTAQMELELIELRRALAEAIAVSKSTERQRLAQQGIAQRWYERAQLALDKDNEGLAREALQHWQNYQMQETSLATALTEQQQVIGKIRADLLALEQKYFAIKTQKSLYLARLKAAIAAQKLVEITSQNRSDGVSHLFEQIELKILEMEAQGELVTNQPDPLESQFRYLEQQSVDNALAQLKARKYQQPRDHFSG is encoded by the coding sequence ATGGGTTTATTCGACCTCATGGGGCGGTTACTCCGCTCCCAACTTAACCAATTCCACCAAAAACTGGAAGACCCCGAAGTCTTGCTTGAGGAAATGACGGCTCAAATGGAATTGGAGTTGATTGAGTTGCGTCGGGCTTTGGCGGAAGCGATCGCAGTTTCTAAAAGTACTGAGCGTCAACGTCTAGCTCAGCAAGGTATTGCTCAACGCTGGTATGAACGGGCGCAATTGGCCTTAGACAAAGATAATGAGGGCCTGGCCCGAGAGGCCCTCCAGCATTGGCAAAATTACCAGATGCAGGAGACCAGTCTGGCCACTGCGCTCACAGAGCAACAGCAGGTGATTGGCAAAATTCGAGCCGATCTACTCGCTCTAGAACAAAAGTATTTTGCCATCAAAACCCAGAAAAGTCTCTACCTGGCTCGTCTTAAGGCCGCCATTGCCGCCCAAAAATTAGTTGAAATTACCAGTCAAAACCGCTCTGATGGTGTCAGCCATCTATTTGAGCAGATTGAACTCAAAATTTTAGAAATGGAGGCTCAAGGAGAATTGGTGACTAATCAACCGGATCCTCTGGAGTCCCAATTTCGTTATTTGGAACAGCAATCCGTTGACAATGCCTTGGCTCAATTGAAAGCCCGGAAATATCAGCAACCCCGAGATCATTTTTCTGGCTAA